From a single Bradyrhizobium sediminis genomic region:
- a CDS encoding DUF2946 family protein — MNRPARERAGLWRMLRDVAAAARGFPGSRNVLGAVRFAVIWFATLALIFQTSLAAVSTAANAGQSNMLALSAICRSVDQQDPSDSHDRVAAGHLKCIACVIGHSFAPPSLLMTPRPALAVVGVFYALPFSVPALYTAPYYSHSARGPPAAA, encoded by the coding sequence ATGAATCGGCCTGCGCGCGAGCGCGCGGGCCTTTGGCGCATGCTCCGGGATGTTGCCGCGGCTGCTCGCGGCTTTCCGGGCAGCAGGAATGTTCTCGGCGCCGTCCGTTTTGCCGTCATCTGGTTCGCAACGCTCGCGTTGATTTTTCAGACCTCCCTTGCGGCGGTTTCGACGGCGGCAAACGCAGGCCAGTCGAATATGCTGGCGCTCTCGGCGATCTGCAGATCTGTTGACCAGCAAGACCCTTCGGATTCCCACGATCGGGTCGCAGCAGGCCATCTCAAATGCATCGCCTGTGTGATCGGGCACAGCTTTGCGCCGCCATCGCTGTTGATGACGCCACGGCCGGCGCTGGCCGTTGTCGGCGTTTTTTATGCGTTGCCGTTTTCCGTGCCGGCCCTGTACACGGCCCCGTACTATTCTCACTCAGCACGCGGACCACCCGCAGCGGCGTAA
- a CDS encoding sulfite exporter TauE/SafE family protein, with amino-acid sequence MFDFDQPLFVAGLLLGLSSSLHCFGMCSGIAASLHFAAGLDSHRPARDLLATTLLINAGRIAGYVIAGAIVGGVGSSVFGAFDQSFSHAVLRWAAAAALGWIGLSMLEVLPLPVMLYRLGSRVSKAMDAVAGAARLPPALGLFVSGTVWGFLPCAMVYAALFYAMLSGSWLGGALAMSGFGLGTLPVLAGSGLGLPLLRRRATSVWLRNGVGIAIILVGIASAGISPAEFAAWCRSG; translated from the coding sequence ATGTTCGACTTCGACCAACCGCTGTTTGTTGCCGGACTGCTGCTGGGGCTGTCATCGAGCCTGCACTGCTTCGGCATGTGCTCCGGCATCGCAGCCAGCCTCCATTTCGCCGCCGGTCTCGATTCCCATCGTCCCGCACGCGATCTCCTGGCAACGACGTTGCTGATCAACGCGGGGCGGATCGCCGGCTACGTGATCGCGGGCGCGATCGTCGGCGGCGTCGGTTCGAGCGTATTCGGCGCGTTCGACCAATCATTCAGCCACGCGGTTCTGCGCTGGGCCGCCGCGGCGGCGCTGGGTTGGATCGGGCTTTCGATGCTCGAGGTCCTGCCGCTCCCCGTCATGCTGTATCGGCTCGGCTCACGCGTCAGCAAGGCGATGGACGCCGTCGCGGGTGCGGCACGATTGCCGCCGGCGCTGGGGCTCTTCGTAAGCGGGACGGTGTGGGGCTTCCTTCCCTGCGCCATGGTCTACGCTGCCCTGTTCTACGCGATGCTCTCGGGCTCATGGCTCGGCGGGGCGTTGGCGATGTCCGGTTTTGGACTAGGCACCCTGCCGGTTCTGGCCGGCTCCGGCCTCGGGCTTCCGCTGCTGCGCCGCCGGGCGACCTCGGTATGGCTGCGGAACGGGGTCGGAATCGCCATTATCTTGGTGGGAATCGCCAGCGCCGGCATATCGCCGGCCGAGTTTGCGGCGTGGTGCCGGTCTGGCTGA
- a CDS encoding SCO family protein: MNPAATLLDMGAMRGAPNACEFLLPRPPPRGLASTRTHGYLAMPATNLKAARIGAALAIPIVVFAITMIWLATRKDNKLPAMTGIGGPFTLVDHRGKSVTERDYLGKPTLTFFGFTHCPDVCPTTLFELTTRLKELGPDADRLNVVFITVDPERDTPQQLALYLSSFDARITGLSGTPEKISDAMAGYRAYARKVPLEGGDYTMDHTATIYMMNSKGQFTGLMNYQEPEMTARVKLRRLIDLGAK, from the coding sequence TTGAACCCGGCAGCGACGCTGCTGGACATGGGCGCAATGCGCGGAGCGCCAAATGCATGCGAATTCCTCCTACCGCGGCCGCCGCCGCGAGGCTTGGCTTCAACTCGAACACACGGTTACTTAGCGATGCCTGCAACCAATCTGAAGGCCGCACGGATCGGGGCGGCGCTTGCCATTCCGATCGTTGTTTTCGCGATTACCATGATCTGGCTGGCCACACGCAAGGATAACAAATTGCCGGCGATGACCGGAATCGGCGGGCCGTTCACGCTCGTCGATCACCGCGGCAAATCCGTCACCGAGCGAGACTATCTGGGCAAACCTACGCTGACCTTCTTCGGGTTCACCCATTGCCCGGATGTGTGCCCGACGACGCTGTTTGAATTGACGACGAGGCTCAAGGAGCTCGGTCCCGACGCCGACCGATTGAACGTTGTGTTCATCACTGTTGATCCAGAGCGCGATACGCCGCAGCAACTCGCGCTCTATCTCTCGTCGTTCGACGCGCGCATCACCGGCTTGTCCGGAACGCCCGAGAAGATATCCGACGCCATGGCCGGGTACCGTGCCTACGCGCGAAAGGTCCCGCTGGAAGGCGGCGATTACACCATGGATCATACGGCAACGATCTACATGATGAACAGCAAGGGGCAATTCACCGGCCTGATGAACTATCAGGAGCCGGAAATGACGGCGCGCGTGAAACTTCGGCGACTGATCGATCTGGGGGCCAAGTGA